A region of Polyangiaceae bacterium DNA encodes the following proteins:
- a CDS encoding ATP-grasp domain-containing protein — translation MRNVAFVAPFPLETTLRFARAAARLEGVRLLGIGQELPSGKDGALFADKVQVADGLDTRQLVEAARLLERRHGKLHRVLGILEPLQVQLGEVRRALGIPGTDPETADLFRDKARMKDELRRHGLPCARHALIQSWADAEAFVAEVGLPVVLKPPAGMGCKATWRVRTADELRAALAAIHASPERPALAEELLSGREHSYETITVGGRVRFESISRYYPTPLEVMETPWIQWVVVLPRVIDGPELADARALGVRAIEALGLDTGFTHMEWFRKADGSLAIGEIAARPPGAHIVLANSYAHDADMYRAWARAVVDDAFDGPYDRRYAVGIAYLRGVGRGRVVRVTGVDRANAAVGKLVVESRLPSPGTPRSDSYEGDGYVIVRDPDTEVVKAAMKTVIETIQVQYA, via the coding sequence ATGCGAAATGTGGCGTTCGTCGCGCCGTTTCCCCTGGAGACCACCCTGCGCTTCGCCCGCGCCGCGGCGCGCCTCGAAGGCGTGCGGCTGCTCGGCATCGGCCAGGAGCTGCCGTCCGGCAAGGACGGCGCATTGTTTGCGGACAAGGTCCAGGTCGCCGATGGGCTCGACACGCGCCAGCTCGTCGAGGCCGCGCGCCTGCTCGAGCGCCGCCACGGCAAGCTGCACCGCGTGCTCGGCATCCTGGAGCCGCTCCAGGTGCAGCTCGGCGAGGTGCGCCGCGCCCTGGGTATCCCCGGCACCGATCCGGAGACCGCCGACCTGTTCCGCGACAAGGCGCGCATGAAGGACGAGCTCCGCCGTCACGGCCTGCCCTGCGCGCGTCACGCGCTGATCCAGAGCTGGGCCGACGCCGAGGCGTTCGTCGCCGAGGTCGGCTTGCCCGTCGTGCTCAAGCCCCCGGCGGGTATGGGCTGCAAGGCCACCTGGCGCGTGCGCACGGCCGACGAGCTGCGCGCCGCGCTCGCTGCCATCCACGCTTCGCCCGAGCGCCCCGCGCTGGCGGAGGAGCTGCTCAGCGGTCGCGAGCACAGCTACGAGACCATCACCGTCGGCGGGCGGGTGCGCTTCGAGTCGATCTCCCGCTACTACCCAACGCCCCTCGAGGTGATGGAGACGCCCTGGATCCAGTGGGTGGTGGTGCTGCCGCGGGTGATCGACGGCCCCGAGCTCGCCGACGCCCGCGCGCTCGGCGTGCGCGCCATCGAGGCGCTGGGCCTCGACACCGGTTTCACGCACATGGAGTGGTTCCGCAAGGCCGACGGCTCGCTGGCCATCGGCGAGATCGCCGCGCGCCCCCCCGGCGCGCACATCGTGCTGGCCAACAGCTACGCCCACGACGCGGACATGTACCGCGCCTGGGCCCGGGCGGTGGTGGACGACGCCTTCGACGGCCCCTACGACCGCCGCTACGCCGTCGGCATCGCCTACCTGCGCGGCGTCGGCCGCGGCCGAGTGGTGCGGGTCACCGGCGTCGATCGCGCCAACGCCGCCGTCGGCAAGCTGGTGGTCGAGAGCCGCCTGCCGAGCCCGGGCACCCCACGCTCCGACAGCTACGAGGGCGACGGCTACGTCATCGTCCGCGACCCCGACACGGAGGTGGTGAAGGCAGCGATGAAGACGGTGATCGAGACCATCCAGGTGCAGTACGCCTGA
- a CDS encoding HIT family protein, with translation MPCPFCSLAGTPLVYESERVVAFRDRFPVSNGHTLIIPRRHAVTYFDASAEEQAEIWRAVEVVKRDLDRELRPDGYNVGFNAGEAAGQTVMHLHVHVIPRFRGDMADPRGGVRGVIPDKQRY, from the coding sequence GTGCCCTGCCCCTTCTGCTCCCTCGCCGGTACTCCGCTCGTCTACGAGTCGGAGCGGGTCGTCGCCTTCCGCGATCGCTTCCCGGTCAGCAACGGGCACACGCTGATCATCCCGCGCCGGCACGCGGTCACGTACTTCGATGCTTCCGCGGAGGAGCAGGCCGAAATCTGGCGAGCGGTCGAGGTGGTCAAGCGCGACCTGGACCGCGAGCTTCGACCCGACGGGTACAACGTCGGCTTCAACGCCGGCGAGGCAGCCGGACAGACCGTGATGCACCTGCACGTCCACGTGATCCCGCGGTTCCGCGGGGACATGGCGGATCCTCGGGGCGGCGTGCGAGGCGTCATCCCCGACAAGCAAAGGTACTGA
- a CDS encoding CBS domain-containing protein, which yields MSSTTRPHKDVAESDAQKRREFMHAILADLRALERMLKEGLFESGVRRIGAEQEMFLIDQTWAPAPGALEILKRLNDEHFTTELGMFQLEANCDPQPLGGDGLSRMEKQLDELMEKARKAADEVAMQPVLMGILPTMRKSDLGMHNMVPSPRYLALSKVMHDLRDGKFEFSIKGLDELIIEHDSVMVEACNSSFQVHFQVDADEFARVYNVAQLLAGPMMAVSANSPLFLGRRLWAETRIALFRQAVDTRSHTSHLRESEARVSFGTRWVKQSIVEIFQEDIARFRALVGTDLDEDPMAVLDRGEVPLLKALRLHNGTIYRWTRPCYGIAGGKAHLRIENRIMPAGPSVVDEVANGALWFGLMAELAARGLEVHKRLEFDLAGANFYTAAREGLGASFNWLGGKDVAAVPLILDKLLPVAEAGLRRHHVDEKDIKRYLGVIDARVRTTRTGARWQLSSWNALKDKGTPGEKANALVAATVKRQLTRRPVAEWERARLDEAAASLHNYLKVDQYMTTDLFTVHADDPVEMVVILMDWERLRHIPVEDKDHRLLGLVSYRSLMKFLAGGGSTKDTPVSKIMRRDVKTVTPETDTLEALRVMQRFRIGCVPVVQGDRLVGIVNTEDFMPIAHKLIEQKLGIGPVREPELKSFVDVSSLLAPTQEDDL from the coding sequence ATGAGCAGCACGACGCGACCCCACAAAGACGTGGCCGAGAGCGACGCGCAGAAGCGCCGCGAGTTCATGCACGCCATCCTGGCGGATCTGCGCGCGCTCGAGCGCATGCTGAAGGAGGGCCTGTTCGAGTCCGGCGTGCGCCGCATCGGCGCCGAGCAGGAGATGTTCCTGATCGACCAGACCTGGGCACCGGCGCCCGGCGCGCTGGAGATCCTGAAGCGCCTGAACGACGAGCACTTCACCACCGAGCTCGGCATGTTCCAGCTCGAGGCCAACTGCGATCCGCAGCCACTGGGAGGCGACGGCCTGTCGCGCATGGAGAAGCAGCTCGACGAGCTGATGGAGAAGGCGCGCAAGGCCGCCGACGAGGTCGCGATGCAGCCGGTCTTGATGGGCATCTTGCCGACCATGCGCAAGAGCGACCTCGGCATGCACAACATGGTGCCGAGCCCGCGTTACCTGGCCCTCAGCAAGGTGATGCACGACCTGCGCGACGGAAAGTTCGAGTTCTCCATCAAGGGGCTCGACGAGCTGATCATCGAGCACGACTCGGTGATGGTCGAGGCGTGCAACTCGAGCTTCCAGGTCCACTTCCAGGTGGACGCGGACGAGTTCGCGCGGGTCTACAACGTGGCGCAGCTGCTGGCGGGGCCGATGATGGCCGTGTCCGCCAACTCGCCGCTCTTCCTCGGGCGCCGGCTCTGGGCCGAGACGCGCATCGCGCTCTTCCGCCAGGCGGTGGACACCCGCAGCCACACCTCCCACTTGCGCGAGAGCGAGGCCCGCGTCAGCTTCGGCACGCGCTGGGTCAAACAGAGCATCGTCGAGATCTTCCAGGAGGACATCGCCCGCTTCCGCGCGCTGGTCGGCACGGATCTGGACGAAGATCCGATGGCCGTCCTCGACCGCGGTGAGGTGCCGCTGCTCAAGGCGCTGCGCTTGCACAACGGCACCATCTACCGCTGGACCCGGCCTTGCTACGGCATCGCGGGCGGCAAGGCGCACTTGCGCATCGAGAATCGCATCATGCCGGCGGGCCCCAGCGTGGTGGACGAGGTCGCGAACGGCGCGCTCTGGTTCGGCCTGATGGCGGAGCTCGCCGCGCGGGGGCTCGAGGTGCACAAGCGCCTGGAGTTCGACCTGGCCGGCGCGAACTTCTACACCGCCGCTCGCGAGGGCCTCGGCGCCAGCTTCAACTGGCTGGGTGGCAAGGACGTCGCGGCCGTCCCGCTCATCCTCGACAAGCTCCTGCCCGTGGCGGAGGCCGGGCTCCGGCGCCACCACGTGGACGAGAAGGACATCAAGCGCTACCTGGGCGTCATCGACGCCCGCGTCCGCACCACCCGCACCGGCGCGCGCTGGCAGCTCTCGTCCTGGAACGCCCTGAAAGACAAGGGAACTCCCGGAGAAAAGGCCAACGCCCTGGTCGCGGCGACGGTCAAGCGGCAGCTCACGCGCCGGCCGGTGGCGGAGTGGGAGCGCGCCCGGCTCGACGAAGCCGCCGCTTCGCTTCACAACTACCTCAAGGTGGACCAGTACATGACCACCGATCTGTTCACGGTGCACGCGGACGATCCGGTGGAGATGGTGGTCATCTTGATGGACTGGGAGCGGCTCCGGCACATTCCGGTCGAGGACAAGGATCACAGGCTGCTCGGCCTGGTGAGCTATCGTTCGCTGATGAAGTTCCTGGCCGGCGGCGGCTCGACCAAGGACACCCCGGTCTCGAAGATCATGCGCCGCGACGTGAAGACGGTGACGCCGGAGACGGACACACTGGAGGCGCTTCGGGTGATGCAGCGCTTCCGCATCGGCTGCGTGCCGGTGGTGCAGGGCGATCGCCTGGTCGGTATCGTCAACACCGAGGATTTCATGCCCATCGCCCACAAGCTCATCGAGCAGAAGTTGGGCATCGGACCCGTACGCGAGCCGGAGCTCAAGAGCTTCGTGGACGTCAGCAGCCTGCTCGCCCCCACCCAGGAGGACGACCTGTGA
- a CDS encoding ATP-grasp domain-containing protein codes for MKVVFLAPAYPPEMQQYTRGLAEVGAEVYGVGDTPRSALPASLKRHLTDYLEVPRILDDDDVVARVTSWMRGREVDRVLANWEVMVLTAAKLRERFGLPGMSVDTVEGFRDKQLMKERVRRAGLRTPHSERVRTVSEVRAAAERIGYPLILKPISGAGSADTYKVTSDAELESALGLMQHVQVASCEEFITGEEFTFDTVCIGGKPVFMNVAQYLPPPLIARSEEWVSPVIITVREMDQPKLAAGVALGKQVLGALGMGDGFTHMEWFRKPDGEVVFGEIGCRPGGACLVDQMNYTCDIDLFREWARAVCWGKFEAPTQRKYNAAIIFKRAKGRGRITRIEGLVEFMRKYGEHVVEERLLRPGTPRRNWKHTLISDGHIMLRHPDWDTTYRMAAAAATEVTLWAE; via the coding sequence ATGAAGGTCGTCTTCCTCGCTCCCGCGTACCCGCCCGAGATGCAGCAGTACACGCGGGGGCTCGCCGAGGTCGGCGCGGAGGTCTACGGCGTCGGCGACACGCCGCGCTCGGCCCTGCCCGCCTCGTTGAAGCGTCACCTGACGGACTACCTGGAGGTGCCGCGCATCCTGGACGACGACGACGTGGTGGCGCGGGTGACGTCTTGGATGCGCGGCCGAGAGGTCGATCGCGTGCTGGCCAACTGGGAGGTCATGGTGCTCACGGCGGCGAAGCTGCGCGAGCGCTTCGGCCTGCCGGGAATGAGCGTGGACACGGTCGAGGGGTTTCGCGACAAGCAGCTGATGAAGGAGCGCGTGCGGCGCGCCGGGCTCCGGACCCCACACTCCGAGCGCGTGCGCACCGTGAGCGAGGTGCGCGCCGCCGCGGAGCGCATCGGCTACCCGCTGATCTTGAAGCCGATCTCCGGCGCCGGCAGCGCGGACACCTACAAGGTCACGAGCGACGCCGAGCTCGAGAGCGCGCTGGGCCTGATGCAGCACGTCCAAGTCGCGAGCTGCGAGGAGTTCATCACCGGCGAGGAGTTCACTTTCGACACGGTGTGCATCGGCGGCAAGCCAGTGTTCATGAACGTGGCGCAATACCTGCCGCCGCCGCTCATCGCGCGCAGCGAGGAGTGGGTGAGCCCGGTCATCATCACGGTGCGCGAAATGGATCAGCCGAAGCTCGCCGCCGGCGTGGCGCTGGGGAAGCAGGTGCTGGGCGCGCTGGGCATGGGCGACGGTTTCACGCACATGGAGTGGTTCCGTAAGCCCGACGGCGAGGTGGTCTTCGGCGAGATCGGCTGCCGCCCGGGCGGAGCCTGCCTGGTCGATCAAATGAACTACACCTGCGACATCGATCTGTTCCGGGAGTGGGCCCGGGCGGTGTGCTGGGGCAAGTTCGAGGCGCCCACGCAGCGCAAGTACAACGCCGCGATCATCTTCAAGCGAGCCAAGGGGCGCGGCCGGATCACCCGAATCGAGGGCCTGGTGGAGTTCATGCGCAAGTACGGCGAGCACGTGGTCGAGGAGCGCCTGCTCCGGCCCGGCACGCCGCGCCGGAACTGGAAGCACACGCTGATCTCGGACGGGCACATCATGCTGCGCCACCCAGACTGGGACACGACCTACCGGATGGCCGCGGCCGCGGCCACGGAGGTCACGCTCTGGGCAGAGTGA
- a CDS encoding HNH endonuclease, producing MATPDVIRFAEKVIVLLDQGGFTATYKYAVLLGLMDLCFEKSERDGSPPSMLTTAQLAQKVVELYWHQTQKFEPLGDRIPLQNRGGQAEILTLITRFRERHAPDPSATLFRARLHDPDRFEELVRDVEWKLVEMPLPKLQRVGRELDPFIYELAWDDQIKRRAFNSSEFDNRILFRPGASRSLVDLAGVLRPLVHRHWITHVTHLNHLPESALEKFLFGVDRTALRPVCSPLLELQDGRCFYCAGTIRAQPQVDHFLPWARHPDDGIANLVVAHDACNRHKSDFLADAGHVAAWVERAGRHAGGLAEIAALARWPHDPQRTASVVRGVYRRLPDDVRLWHLEKQFVLLDRGQLSSALAALPEALA from the coding sequence GTGGCGACGCCGGACGTCATTCGCTTCGCGGAGAAGGTCATCGTCCTGCTCGACCAGGGCGGGTTCACCGCCACCTACAAATACGCCGTGCTGCTCGGGCTGATGGACCTGTGCTTCGAGAAGAGCGAACGCGACGGGTCGCCGCCGTCCATGCTGACCACGGCGCAGCTGGCGCAGAAGGTCGTCGAGCTGTACTGGCACCAGACCCAGAAGTTCGAGCCGCTGGGGGACCGCATCCCGCTCCAGAATCGCGGTGGCCAGGCGGAGATCCTGACGCTCATCACCCGCTTCCGCGAGCGGCACGCTCCCGATCCGAGCGCCACGCTCTTCCGGGCCCGGCTCCACGACCCGGACCGGTTCGAGGAGCTGGTGCGGGACGTGGAGTGGAAGCTGGTCGAGATGCCGCTGCCGAAGCTCCAGCGCGTGGGGCGTGAGCTCGACCCGTTCATCTACGAGCTCGCGTGGGACGACCAGATCAAGCGGCGGGCCTTCAACTCGAGCGAGTTCGACAACCGCATCTTGTTCCGCCCGGGCGCGTCGCGGAGTCTCGTCGATCTGGCGGGCGTGCTTCGCCCGCTGGTTCACCGTCACTGGATCACACACGTCACTCACCTCAATCACTTGCCGGAGTCAGCGCTCGAGAAGTTTCTGTTCGGCGTCGACCGGACCGCGCTCCGTCCCGTCTGCTCGCCGCTGCTCGAGCTGCAAGACGGGAGGTGCTTCTATTGCGCCGGCACGATCCGAGCCCAACCCCAGGTCGATCACTTCCTGCCCTGGGCGCGACATCCCGACGACGGCATCGCGAACCTGGTCGTGGCGCACGACGCTTGCAACCGCCACAAGAGCGACTTTTTGGCGGACGCGGGCCACGTGGCGGCTTGGGTCGAGCGCGCTGGGCGCCACGCAGGCGGGCTGGCCGAGATCGCTGCCCTCGCCCGCTGGCCCCACGACCCGCAGCGCACGGCCAGCGTGGTGCGCGGCGTCTACCGTCGCCTGCCCGACGACGTGCGCCTCTGGCACCTCGAAAAGCAGTTCGTGCTGCTCGATCGCGGGCAGCTGAGCTCCGCCCTGGCGGCCTTGCCGGAGGCCCTCGCCTGA
- a CDS encoding fibro-slime domain-containing protein: MSSIHHRGVALLLLIPGLGCGSRTGLTATSLDPCGDAGAERACFSVCGQGVEVCVNGYWQGCTAPRPKAPVLTGVVRDFRSTHPDMESALGDDPGIVEPLLGADDKPVYAGLTQTTHGKAAFDQWYRDVPGVNLSTSLTLALTQSGKELSYADGTFFPIDGQLFGNEGNPHNFHFTFEVKSQFRYLGGELFTFTGDDDLWVFINRRLAIDLGGVHGTTSQTVSLDAKAAELGIVVGQVYSFHLFFAERHTSGSSFRLETSIDEFDLCE, translated from the coding sequence GTGTCGTCGATACACCACCGAGGTGTTGCTCTGCTGCTACTGATCCCGGGGCTCGGGTGTGGCTCCAGGACCGGGCTCACCGCCACGAGCCTCGACCCGTGTGGCGACGCCGGGGCGGAGCGCGCGTGCTTCTCGGTGTGCGGGCAGGGCGTCGAGGTGTGCGTGAACGGCTACTGGCAGGGCTGCACCGCGCCGCGACCGAAGGCGCCCGTGCTCACGGGAGTGGTGCGCGACTTCCGCTCGACGCACCCGGACATGGAGAGTGCCCTCGGTGACGATCCGGGCATCGTGGAGCCGCTGCTCGGAGCCGACGACAAGCCGGTGTACGCCGGGCTCACACAAACGACCCACGGGAAGGCTGCGTTCGATCAATGGTACCGCGACGTGCCGGGGGTGAACCTCTCGACGAGCCTCACCCTGGCCCTGACTCAGTCGGGCAAAGAGCTCTCCTACGCCGACGGCACGTTCTTCCCCATCGACGGGCAGCTCTTCGGCAACGAGGGCAACCCGCACAATTTCCACTTCACCTTCGAGGTGAAGAGTCAGTTCCGCTACCTGGGCGGCGAGCTGTTCACCTTCACCGGCGACGACGACCTCTGGGTGTTCATCAACCGCCGGCTCGCCATCGACCTGGGCGGCGTGCACGGCACCACGAGCCAGACCGTGTCACTGGACGCGAAGGCCGCCGAGCTCGGCATCGTGGTCGGGCAGGTGTACTCGTTCCACCTGTTCTTCGCGGAGCGACACACGTCGGGGTCGAGCTTCCGGCTCGAGACCAGCATCGACGAGTTCGATCTGTGTGAGTGA
- a CDS encoding succinylglutamate desuccinylase/aspartoacylase family protein: MTPRQINRIAGSEPGPTLIIIGGLHGNEPAGMEAARIVLSRLRHDKTPLRGEVVALAGNLRALVARRRYLDRDLNRQWTEERVAEARRAVAGAGVDGVEAELHETVELADAIDAIIARARGPVFVLDLHTTSSEGTPFGVVGPTPEHRAFAAHFALPCMVGLEGQLPGVLTSYMGRRGCVTFAVEGGQHDSAKARDHLVSAVIVALVASGVFARADMPDYDASNAVLENARGQLPKLIEVLSRHAVAPDHDFRMEPGFSTIHPTLAGTLIARDRQGEIRAPNDCIVLLPLYQAQGADGFFVGRALD, translated from the coding sequence GTGACCCCGCGACAGATCAACCGCATCGCCGGCAGCGAGCCCGGTCCCACGCTGATCATCATCGGTGGCCTGCACGGCAACGAGCCCGCGGGCATGGAAGCCGCGCGCATCGTGCTCTCGCGCCTGCGCCACGACAAGACGCCGCTCCGGGGCGAAGTCGTCGCGCTGGCCGGGAACCTGCGTGCGCTGGTGGCGCGGCGCCGCTATCTGGATCGCGATCTCAACCGCCAGTGGACCGAGGAGCGCGTGGCCGAGGCCCGTCGCGCCGTGGCAGGCGCCGGCGTGGACGGCGTCGAGGCGGAGCTGCACGAGACGGTGGAGCTCGCGGACGCCATCGACGCCATCATCGCCCGCGCCCGCGGGCCGGTGTTCGTGCTCGATCTGCACACCACCTCTTCGGAGGGCACGCCCTTCGGGGTGGTGGGTCCGACGCCGGAGCACCGGGCGTTCGCGGCGCACTTCGCGCTGCCCTGCATGGTCGGCCTCGAGGGCCAGCTCCCTGGAGTCTTGACCAGCTACATGGGTCGTCGCGGCTGCGTGACCTTCGCGGTGGAGGGCGGCCAGCACGACAGCGCCAAGGCGCGCGATCACCTGGTCTCGGCGGTCATCGTCGCGCTGGTGGCGAGCGGCGTGTTCGCCCGCGCGGACATGCCCGACTACGACGCCTCGAACGCAGTGCTGGAGAACGCCCGCGGCCAGCTGCCGAAGCTGATCGAGGTGCTCTCCCGCCATGCGGTGGCGCCGGATCACGACTTCCGGATGGAGCCGGGGTTTTCCACCATCCACCCGACCCTGGCGGGCACGCTGATCGCGCGGGACCGCCAGGGCGAGATCCGCGCGCCGAACGACTGCATCGTGCTCCTGCCGCTCTATCAGGCGCAGGGAGCGGACGGCTTCTTCGTGGGCCGCGCGCTGGACTAG
- a CDS encoding DUF3427 domain-containing protein — protein sequence MPRALPEGLYEHVVTRALEESLDGLEPAISRDLRELDRADAHVALARHVGREVERALGAIPADERPARQVEVANAVLSRLLELVPALARSSAEDTVQPPGRQLIGLYRTARPARPSTPLASSTLLTRGPAEPSLGRELAREIASSDEVDALIAFVTVGGVRAVRDPLEELARRGGRLRLLTSVFSGTTEVEAVEWLARLPGAKVKISFDTRRTRLHAKAWLFRRATGLHTAYIGSANLTATALGSGQEWMVKVCAADLGHVVDKFAGTFESLWNDSELENFDPADEGHRRRLREALGRERVSDDEATRVLFDLRALPFQEEILDRLEAERRLHSRWRNLLVAATGTGKTVIAAFDYRRQAERLGVAPRLLVLAHRRELLEQARATFRNALKDGAFGELFVDGHEPSRWEHVFASVQSAVSRDLLGRFGADHFRYVVVDECHHTPADSYQALVPALRPEILLGLTATPERMDGKSLLPDFDGHVAAELRLRQALDRQLLVPFEYYGVSDNTDLRHLRWSRSGYDLAALSKLYTGNEARLDLILSQLDKRVSDVRRVRALAFCVSIEHAEFVAQRLTARGLPALAVHGKSSDEVRDDAPRRLREREVNVLCTCDLYNEGVDLPFADTLLLLRPTASVPLFLQQLGRGLRHHSGKESCLVLDFVGRHRAEFRYDALLASLAGLPRAAIRRAVAEGFPYLPSGCVLQLDRVAREQVLDLVAAASGAKHLARDLAELAAEWKRKPTLGELLEATGREIEEVYEAGGFATLCRLAGLSAERDDQVEDLSRRLGWLVHIDEPTRLRSLTQALTHGANDPLTSADRRRLLMTEFQLHHRGVLRTAEALTEYITRSAAVRDELVQLAEVLSDRVPTANDVFPVPAWTLALHRHYRRREILAAVGYVSPGEKGRTPQGGILKLPEERRELLFVTLDKSGRDFSPTTRYRDYAISRELFHWETQGIASVSAESGRRYLESPDNGWSFYLFVRTDPKAPYAFVGPVSYVEHAGDRPIAITWRLEHPLPAGLFERFATLASG from the coding sequence CCGACGCTCACGTGGCGCTGGCCCGGCACGTGGGGCGAGAGGTGGAGCGCGCGCTCGGTGCCATCCCGGCGGACGAGCGCCCGGCGCGGCAGGTCGAGGTTGCGAATGCGGTGCTGAGCCGGCTGCTCGAGCTCGTGCCTGCGCTCGCGCGTTCGAGCGCCGAGGACACGGTGCAGCCGCCGGGCCGACAGCTGATCGGGTTGTACCGGACCGCCCGGCCGGCTCGGCCGAGCACGCCGCTGGCCTCGAGCACGCTGCTCACGCGCGGGCCGGCGGAGCCGAGCTTGGGGCGAGAGTTGGCGCGCGAGATCGCGTCGTCGGACGAGGTCGACGCGCTCATCGCCTTCGTGACGGTCGGCGGCGTCAGGGCGGTGCGGGATCCGCTCGAGGAGCTCGCGCGCCGAGGTGGGCGGCTCCGGCTCCTGACCAGCGTGTTCAGCGGCACGACCGAGGTCGAAGCCGTGGAGTGGCTCGCTCGGCTGCCGGGCGCCAAAGTGAAGATCTCGTTCGACACGCGGCGGACGCGGCTGCACGCGAAGGCCTGGCTGTTCCGACGAGCGACGGGGCTCCATACCGCGTACATCGGCTCGGCGAACCTGACCGCCACCGCGCTCGGCAGCGGACAAGAGTGGATGGTGAAGGTCTGCGCCGCCGATCTCGGCCACGTCGTGGACAAGTTCGCGGGCACGTTCGAGAGCCTCTGGAACGACTCCGAGCTCGAGAACTTCGACCCGGCGGACGAGGGGCACCGGCGGCGGTTGCGCGAGGCGCTCGGGCGGGAGCGCGTCAGCGACGACGAGGCCACGCGCGTGCTCTTCGACCTGCGCGCGCTGCCGTTCCAGGAGGAGATCTTGGACCGGCTCGAGGCCGAGCGGCGCCTCCACTCGCGCTGGCGCAACTTGCTCGTCGCGGCGACTGGCACGGGCAAGACCGTGATCGCCGCCTTCGACTACCGCCGGCAGGCGGAGCGGCTGGGCGTCGCGCCCCGCCTCTTGGTGCTGGCCCACCGGCGCGAGCTGCTCGAGCAGGCGCGCGCGACGTTCCGGAACGCGCTCAAAGACGGGGCGTTCGGCGAGCTGTTCGTTGACGGCCACGAGCCGTCGCGCTGGGAGCACGTGTTCGCTTCGGTGCAGAGCGCGGTGTCGCGAGACCTGCTCGGGCGCTTCGGTGCCGACCACTTCCGCTACGTCGTGGTGGACGAGTGCCATCACACGCCCGCCGACTCGTACCAGGCGCTCGTGCCGGCGCTCAGGCCGGAGATCTTGCTCGGGCTGACAGCCACGCCCGAGCGCATGGACGGCAAGAGCCTCTTGCCGGACTTCGACGGGCACGTCGCGGCGGAGCTCCGACTGCGCCAAGCGCTCGACCGCCAGCTGCTCGTGCCGTTCGAGTACTACGGCGTGTCCGACAACACCGACTTGCGCCACCTGCGCTGGAGCCGGTCGGGCTACGACTTGGCGGCGCTGTCAAAGCTCTACACCGGCAACGAGGCGCGTCTCGACCTAATCTTGTCGCAGCTCGACAAGCGAGTGTCCGACGTCCGCCGCGTTCGCGCGCTCGCGTTCTGCGTCTCGATCGAGCACGCCGAGTTCGTGGCCCAGCGCCTGACAGCGCGCGGGCTCCCGGCCCTGGCCGTGCACGGAAAGAGCTCCGACGAAGTGCGCGACGACGCGCCACGACGGCTCCGGGAGCGGGAGGTCAACGTGCTCTGCACGTGCGATCTCTACAACGAGGGCGTGGATCTGCCCTTCGCGGACACGCTGCTGCTCTTGCGCCCGACCGCCAGCGTGCCGCTTTTCCTCCAGCAGCTCGGCCGCGGCCTCCGCCATCACAGCGGCAAGGAGAGCTGTCTGGTGCTCGACTTCGTCGGGCGCCATCGCGCCGAGTTCCGTTACGACGCGCTCTTGGCGAGCTTGGCGGGCTTGCCCCGCGCGGCGATTCGGCGAGCCGTGGCCGAAGGGTTTCCGTACCTGCCAAGCGGATGCGTGCTCCAGCTCGATCGCGTGGCGCGCGAACAGGTGCTGGACCTGGTCGCCGCCGCGAGTGGCGCGAAGCACCTGGCCCGCGACCTGGCCGAGCTCGCCGCGGAGTGGAAGCGGAAGCCGACCCTCGGCGAGCTGCTCGAAGCGACGGGGCGCGAGATCGAAGAGGTGTACGAGGCCGGCGGCTTCGCGACGCTGTGTCGCCTCGCGGGGCTCAGCGCCGAGCGCGACGACCAAGTGGAAGACCTGAGCCGTCGACTAGGCTGGCTCGTCCACATCGACGAGCCCACGCGACTTCGCTCGCTGACCCAGGCGTTGACCCACGGCGCGAACGACCCGCTGACGTCCGCGGACCGGCGCCGCCTGCTCATGACCGAGTTCCAGCTCCACCACCGCGGCGTGTTGCGCACCGCGGAAGCGCTGACGGAGTACATCACGCGGAGCGCGGCGGTGCGCGACGAGCTCGTCCAGCTCGCCGAGGTGCTCTCCGATCGCGTCCCCACCGCGAACGACGTCTTCCCCGTTCCCGCTTGGACCTTGGCGCTCCACCGTCACTACCGCCGGCGCGAAATCCTCGCCGCCGTCGGGTACGTGAGCCCGGGGGAGAAAGGCCGCACGCCACAGGGTGGCATCTTGAAGCTGCCCGAAGAGCGCCGCGAGCTGCTCTTCGTGACGCTCGACAAGTCCGGTCGCGACTTCAGCCCGACCACGCGCTACCGCGACTACGCCATCAGCCGCGAGCTCTTCCACTGGGAAACTCAGGGCATCGCCAGCGTCTCGGCGGAGTCCGGGCGCCGCTACTTGGAGAGCCCCGACAACGGCTGGTCTTTCTACCTCTTCGTGCGCACGGATCCGAAGGCGCCCTACGCCTTCGTCGGCCCCGTGTCCTACGTGGAGCACGCGGGTGACCGTCCCATCGCGATCACCTGGCGTCTCGAGCATCCCCTGCCCGCGGGCCTCTTCGAGCGCTTCGCGACGCTGGCGTCGGGGTGA